From the genome of Scylla paramamosain isolate STU-SP2022 chromosome 37, ASM3559412v1, whole genome shotgun sequence:
CAGTGCTGCTTCATTGTTTAATTCTCTGTGCAAAAGTACgggaaaaacaagaatgaggTTGTTCTTAACCGACTAACTTCAGTAATGCTTAAACAATAAAGCTTAAAACGAGGTAAATATTTTAGTTCTATTGGATGATAGCCGTGTGAGAAAGGACATACGGAGATTATAATACTTAAGTTCTTTTATTAGTAAAATAATCATGAAATAGTATTATGGAAACAGAGCAGGTGCTAAAAACGTGCGATTTTTCAAGTTTTGCGACGAACTCTGCCCGCTATCCCTTGTAAAATGCAGGGATAAAAGATATACCTGCAGAAGTCCTCGTGGCCACAGAAGTAAGGGATGGTGAGGTCATAATGGTGACCTGTCAGGAAGGTGCACTCCGGGTCCTGGTAGCGCAGACACTCCTCCAGGCTGGTGTAGTGGGGAGGTGCGGGACTGGTGTAGCCTGGCGGGGTCGCTGCGCCAGGGCGGGGTGTTGCTCGAGCATAGTAAAACCTGACCACAGACATTACTGCGCATTACATACTGCCTTCTGCTATCTACCAATAATCAGAAATATAAGCTACACcgccacaagagagagagagagagagagagagagaaggggtggggggggaggcgTTGCTTCACGCTATCTGCGTCTCACCTTGATGCCATCTTCTCCACGGGGTCCCTGACGAGGTTTAAATAAATGGGCATCTTGAATCCGTACGATGTGAAGTTGGTGAAGTAAACGTGTCGATCGAAACTCACTCGTGGCTCAGTGCTTTCCTGGACCCGCTCCCCGATCTCCTCCACCAGCGCCGCCTGCAGGAGAAATTAAGGCATGGGTAATGGGTACGTTGTACAGGGCCTAGGATTAGTGCAGTGGGACATCTTGTAAGAGTGTATTGAATTCTAAGTATCTTAAATAAGTAGCAGTATatgtgtgtaattcaccaaaGTCTTGAAACTAGAATTGTGATCATCACCTGCACCCTCCTGCTGGTGCTGGGGACTTTGGGTAAGGCTGATCCCTTTCACGCTATACACTGCACCTTGTGGTTCAAAGAAGACACTAACTACTCGCTCATCGCTATCATCAGTTGAAACCTCTGGCGCCAACATCAGCCCGCTGAATGACATGCGGTATGTACTCGTAAAATTTACCTTCTGTTTATTGTGTGTGCCCAACAAGATGGTTGGATCTTGTAGCAATCCAACGTGCAGTTTGAGTGCAATTAACTCTAAACCGTATCGAGGCCTTGCACGACTAATAGCATactcattttttgttttaccaccaagagagagagagagagagagagaagcgttaccaacgagagagagagagagagagagagagagagagagagagagaagcgttacCAACGTATATTAATTCTCCAAGGTTTTCACTACCTGCAttctcttcatgttttttttttttttaattaagaaggACGACCACATTGGATAGGCCAAATGACACGTGGGAACCGAAATTGTCTGTATATCTTTATATGTTTGCCACATCTACCAAAATACTGTGCCTTGCTTGCATTGGTAACAGTTACGTGTCAGCCGTGACTCATACAACATAAGTCAGGTAATTACCTAATTGGTAGTTATCCTCACCAGTGGCAGAATagaaagtaagaatgaaagaagcgACGTTAGAGATGGTCTCACATCACTGGAATGATAACTGCCATTTATTAACAAATTATCGCACCAGCAAGTCCAGAAGCGCTAACCAAGAACACTACCATCTGCCAGCTAAAATATTATTAAAGAATCATTTGTTACTATAtcgcaattaaaaaaaaaaaaaaaagatccatttAACGTCCTGAGTAATATATTTTCCTTGTGAATGTTGTCAATAACTGTGGTGTGAGTGATGGCCTCGTACAACCCACGTGTATTTACAGTGTGTCATGGGGTACCTGCATGAGTTTGAGCTCCAGGTATGATGTCGAAGCTTTATTGATGCTCCTGGGAACTGCAAgtcatgtacgtgtgtgtgtcacacacacacacacacacacacacacacaaaccgaaGTAGTTGttcctaattatatatatatatatatatatatatatatatatatatatatatatatatatatatatatatatatatatatatatatatatatatatataatcttacaGATTAGGGAAATTTGTGTAGTCTGAAATCAGGACGGTGCATCACatcttcccattccttcacaCCACCCATAATCCTTCAAAAAAGGATGCATACTAAAGATGTACGCCAATACCGGAACAATATTACAATGATGTACGCAGGTAACGATGTGTTTATACCTTGGAAATCCCTTGACATTCCTATACCTATAAGCATGCTTACTCGGTGACTGGGAACCCCTGCATGATTAATTTGGATAAATACTATTACTATATAACAAACACACATGTTATGTTTGATATCAAAGGCATAGGAACTATTTACAACCCGCAGAAACAATTAGTTGTGTTctcataatctttttttttttcaccagtgATACAAAATTTGtcaaaccatcactagaatcacggaaacatccttaaaaaccacaATAGCTTTCagtaaatatattaaaaaaaaaatcgagataAGGCACCGAAATGCTTTTGAATGCAGTCCCTGGAATATTCATGCAGCTTACTCTTCACTGTGTGCAACTATACTCACAACGAGAAATGCATGAGGgaaagatactactactacttgtactactgctgctactactactactactactactactactactactactactactactactactactactattactactactactactactactattaccactcgTGCATAGTTACCCATAATCATACCTGCTGGTCGAATGTAAGGTAGCGCTTGACCGTGTTCTTGAGCCGCATATGCCTGAAGCCGTTACGTGCCTGCAGCCACTGAAGGAGCAGCACAAGCATCTCACTCCCACACTTTGGCACACGGTTGAAAAAGAGCACGTGCCGCGTCTGGTGCTCCGCCACGTGCTGCGCGTCGAACACTTGGTCGCTACCTCTCCTGACAAGCACCGCATCAATTAAAGCGAAAGCGAATTAAGGCGTCATTCTTACATTTCCTTCTCGGTTCTTACTTTGAAATTGAAAGTCACAAAGCAGTCCACCAGAAGcatcgaaataaaaaaaaaacaaaagccaatttgttatttatgttcctACTTTACAATCTTGAAATACTCATCGATGTTCTGAAGACTCGACAACTCTGAGATAATCTAacctatattatattttttattacattattatatttttacaaGGAAAACCGTGGGTAATATCAAAATAATCCTTACCGGTTTTCTTATTACTAGAAAATGCATA
Proteins encoded in this window:
- the LOC135091461 gene encoding heparan sulfate 2-O-sulfotransferase pipe-like isoform X1, with product MAWGPLLPRLRGVGALALLLVLAVLLMAYTAHQQVRQPSRRGSDQVFDAQHVAEHQTRHVLFFNRVPKCGSEMLVLLLQWLQARNGFRHMRLKNTVKRYLTFDQQAALVEEIGERVQESTEPRVSFDRHVYFTNFTSYGFKMPIYLNLVRDPVEKMASRFYYARATPRPGAATPPGYTSPAPPHYTSLEECLRYQDPECTFLTGHHYDLTIPYFCGHEDFCRELNNEAALSLAKRRVEAWYPVVGVLEKVNATLAVLQHHLPHYFAGVLDLYHNDLLAAPHYNRNQQRPPTSPEVEAALKTNLSLEYDFYNYLKQRLGKQFQELPVT
- the LOC135091461 gene encoding heparan sulfate 2-O-sulfotransferase pipe-like isoform X2, which codes for MAWGPLLPRLRGVGALALLLVLAVLLMAYTAHQQVRQPSRRGSDQVFDAQHVAEHQTRHVLFFNRVPKCGSEMLVLLLQWLQARNGFRHMRLKNTVKRYLTFDQQAALVEEIGERVQESTEPRVSFDRHVYFTNFTSYGFKMPIYLNLVRDPVEKMASRFYYARATPRPGAATPPGYTSPAPPHYTSLEECLRYQDPECTFLTGHHYDLTIPYFCGHEDFCRELNNEAALSLAKRRVEAWYPVVGVLEKVNATLAVLQHHLPHYFAGVLDLYHNDLLAPHYNRNQQRPPTSPEVEAALKTNLSLEYDFYNYLKQRLGKQFQELPVT